Proteins encoded together in one Desulfosporosinus meridiei DSM 13257 window:
- a CDS encoding HAD family hydrolase, translating into MALVMFDYDGVIVDSIDVFISRFSQACLENGFQGINEPKDVISFFEGNVYETMISRGITESTIDKILQRYELLQNEQLTHLELFNGIGEALNKIAEKHHVYVVTSNLSDATKQILNSNGIDCFKDIIGAEKEKSKIKKIRSVISLHPGIPAYYVGDTKGDMIEGKHAGTKTIGVTWGWHTPEKIKEGNPDFLVNSPEELADLLVRV; encoded by the coding sequence GTGGCGTTGGTAATGTTTGATTACGATGGTGTTATAGTTGATTCGATAGATGTTTTTATTTCCCGGTTTTCTCAGGCTTGTTTAGAGAATGGGTTTCAGGGAATCAATGAGCCGAAAGACGTTATTTCATTCTTTGAGGGTAATGTTTACGAAACAATGATTAGTCGAGGAATTACGGAATCTACCATAGATAAAATTCTTCAGCGGTATGAACTATTACAAAATGAGCAACTAACTCATCTCGAGCTTTTTAATGGTATCGGCGAAGCACTGAACAAAATCGCAGAAAAACACCATGTATATGTTGTTACATCGAACCTTTCAGATGCCACAAAACAGATTTTAAATTCTAACGGGATTGACTGTTTTAAAGATATCATTGGAGCTGAGAAGGAAAAGAGCAAGATAAAAAAGATCCGCAGCGTGATTTCCTTACATCCCGGTATTCCTGCCTATTATGTAGGGGATACAAAAGGAGATATGATAGAAGGTAAACATGCAGGCACAAAAACTATAGGAGTTACCTGGGGATGGCATACACCAGAGAAAATAAAAGAAGGCAACCCGGATTTTCTTGTCAATTCTCCGGAAGAACTTGCGGACTTGCTGGTTAGGGTGTAA
- a CDS encoding methyltetrahydrofolate cobalamin methyltransferase produces MLVVGELINASRKAIGEAIKAQDAEYIKKVAKDEREAGADFIDVNAGIFVGKEAEYLKWLVTTVQEAVDAPCCIDSPDPKAIEAALSVHKGIAMINSISLEKDRYDALIPVIAGTDLKVVALCMSDEGMPETMDARLKIAERLIDGLVKNNVPLENIYVDPLVQPVSTNNTFAVEFINSVEAIMTRFKGVHTICGLSNVSYGLPVRKFMNQAFAIMAIGKGLDGLIINPLDKMMMASLVTAEALAGRDDYCVNYLKAFRNNKFDFLG; encoded by the coding sequence ATGTTAGTAGTTGGAGAATTAATTAACGCAAGTCGTAAGGCTATCGGGGAAGCCATCAAAGCCCAAGATGCTGAATATATCAAAAAGGTGGCTAAGGATGAGCGTGAAGCTGGGGCAGATTTTATCGATGTTAATGCCGGTATCTTCGTTGGCAAAGAAGCAGAATACTTAAAATGGCTCGTAACAACCGTACAAGAAGCAGTTGATGCACCTTGCTGTATTGACAGCCCAGATCCTAAAGCCATTGAAGCAGCTTTGTCAGTACATAAAGGAATTGCCATGATCAATTCAATCTCATTGGAAAAGGATCGTTACGATGCGTTGATTCCTGTGATTGCCGGAACTGATTTAAAAGTAGTTGCCTTGTGCATGAGTGATGAGGGTATGCCGGAAACTATGGATGCACGACTCAAAATTGCTGAAAGACTGATCGATGGACTGGTCAAAAACAATGTTCCGCTAGAAAATATTTATGTAGATCCCTTGGTTCAACCCGTCTCAACTAATAATACCTTCGCTGTGGAGTTTATTAATTCCGTAGAAGCAATTATGACTCGCTTCAAAGGAGTCCACACAATATGTGGTCTGTCAAACGTATCCTATGGGCTTCCTGTCCGTAAATTCATGAACCAGGCCTTCGCTATTATGGCTATTGGTAAAGGTTTAGATGGTCTTATTATCAACCCTCTCGATAAAATGATGATGGCAAGCTTAGTCACAGCCGAAGCCCTTGCTGGACGTGACGACTATTGTGTTAACTACCTCAAAGCTTTCCGTAACAATAAATTTGATTTCTTAGGATAA
- a CDS encoding phosphotransferase produces MNTSKMRLLDALSVNQTFSMFTQSEDLKRIAAHFFESMESILIRNQIVDALRDYDLGKVTEVYEIFGGYVNRSFGIYTEKDGKRNEYFVRKYKYGITEPEIVFEHLMIDYSKAHGLDIAAGLIRTKDGLTFVKKTEGVNENATDIFFAVYEFLAGEDLYTWDTPNLTDEEYASAAEVLASFHNAAKDFDPQGLKRVEPKIMDFLPTLPEKYKSLAQKDMDTKFHRYYTSKLNSILEVIGRSQISEDSLKGMPSTPCHNDFHAGNLKYLNNKVVGIFDFDWSKIDYRLFDVCLALDYCCSSWTDEQDGVLLLDKCVIFLKAYQRKLIELGELEPLNSVELENFPTMMAAANVYLINWDVVAYYAGKNLNEYEYIAYLQHHVRLMNWIENHKAEIADLAKSI; encoded by the coding sequence ATGAATACAAGTAAGATGAGACTTCTTGATGCATTAAGTGTTAACCAAACGTTTTCCATGTTCACACAAAGCGAAGATCTCAAAAGAATCGCTGCTCATTTCTTTGAATCTATGGAATCGATCCTGATTCGAAATCAAATTGTCGATGCGCTGAGAGATTACGATCTGGGGAAAGTTACTGAGGTTTACGAAATATTTGGCGGATATGTCAATCGAAGTTTCGGTATATATACTGAAAAGGACGGAAAGAGAAACGAATATTTTGTAAGAAAGTATAAATATGGAATTACAGAACCGGAAATTGTCTTTGAACATTTAATGATTGATTACTCTAAGGCTCACGGTTTAGATATTGCGGCTGGATTAATTCGTACGAAAGATGGTTTAACCTTCGTCAAAAAAACCGAGGGAGTCAATGAAAATGCCACAGATATTTTTTTCGCTGTATATGAGTTCTTAGCAGGAGAGGACTTATACACCTGGGATACTCCGAATCTAACGGATGAAGAGTATGCAAGTGCAGCTGAAGTACTGGCATCATTCCACAATGCTGCCAAAGACTTTGATCCTCAAGGCCTAAAACGTGTAGAACCAAAGATTATGGATTTTCTTCCAACTCTCCCGGAAAAATATAAGTCATTAGCGCAAAAAGATATGGATACTAAGTTCCATAGATATTACACCAGTAAACTTAACTCAATATTAGAGGTTATCGGAAGATCACAAATCTCAGAGGATTCACTAAAAGGAATGCCTTCAACACCATGCCATAATGACTTTCATGCCGGGAACTTGAAATATTTAAATAACAAGGTTGTAGGAATCTTTGATTTTGACTGGTCGAAGATTGATTATCGTCTCTTTGATGTTTGTCTGGCCTTGGACTATTGCTGCAGTTCATGGACGGATGAACAGGATGGAGTCTTGCTCCTTGATAAATGTGTCATCTTTCTCAAGGCCTATCAACGCAAATTGATTGAATTAGGAGAACTTGAACCCCTTAATTCAGTAGAGCTTGAGAATTTTCCAACAATGATGGCTGCAGCTAACGTCTATTTGATTAACTGGGATGTCGTAGCCTATTATGCCGGAAAGAATTTAAATGAGTACGAGTATATTGCATATTTGCAACATCATGTCCGCCTAATGAATTGGATAGAAAACCACAAAGCTGAGATTGCCGACCTTGCAAAATCAATATAA
- a CDS encoding ethanolamine ammonia-lyase reactivating factor EutA has product MPQSNNQRITSVGIDIGTTTTQLVISQLTIENTASGSLVPHVEITDKEVIHRSQIYFTPLIDRDLVNAVAISKILESEYKAAGLSPEMIDTGAVIITGETAKKENAKAIIDALAGFAGDFVVATAGANLEAIFAGKGSGAALYSAERHQVVVNIDVGGGTSNYATFFEGKAVDSSCINVGGHLIEFERHGDRITYISEPAKIALQITGQRLQVGERVTLPQLRPVVQAMAASVVEVLKTPLHSDLTQKLLMTPPLQLGHPIRKVMISGGVADYVYAENQPTTMAEVTAFGDFGPLLGWELKASLKSAEFILEKPNETVRATVIGTGTQSVNLSGSTIHLQETTLPLRNVMVVSPFSAIIPETPLKIAEVIRNEIIRLQVDHSESVVAIAMKGPRTMSFSDINSLAQGLLLGLQDYIVKDKPLILVIEADCGKVLGQCINASANRVLEVICIDQIEVDNCDYIDIGKPLMGGRVVPVVLKTLVFNR; this is encoded by the coding sequence ATGCCCCAGTCGAATAATCAAAGGATCACGAGCGTGGGCATTGACATTGGAACCACAACTACCCAACTGGTGATTAGTCAATTAACCATTGAAAACACTGCTTCGGGCAGCTTAGTTCCTCATGTAGAAATTACGGATAAAGAAGTCATTCATCGCAGTCAGATTTATTTCACTCCCCTTATAGACCGTGACTTGGTAAATGCTGTTGCAATCTCTAAGATTTTGGAGAGTGAATATAAGGCAGCAGGGCTTAGCCCTGAGATGATTGACACCGGTGCGGTGATTATTACTGGAGAAACTGCAAAGAAGGAAAACGCTAAAGCTATCATTGATGCTTTGGCCGGATTTGCAGGCGACTTTGTCGTAGCAACTGCAGGCGCCAATTTAGAGGCGATCTTTGCGGGTAAAGGTTCGGGAGCCGCTTTATATTCCGCCGAGAGACATCAAGTTGTTGTCAATATCGATGTAGGTGGCGGAACCTCCAATTATGCTACGTTTTTTGAAGGCAAGGCCGTGGATTCTTCCTGCATAAATGTTGGTGGACACTTAATCGAGTTTGAACGTCATGGAGATCGCATAACTTATATTTCTGAGCCGGCAAAGATCGCTTTACAGATTACTGGACAAAGATTGCAGGTAGGGGAGCGGGTAACTCTTCCTCAGCTTCGTCCCGTTGTCCAAGCAATGGCGGCAAGTGTTGTTGAAGTTTTAAAAACACCTTTACACTCTGATTTAACCCAAAAACTGCTGATGACTCCTCCATTGCAGTTAGGGCACCCAATTCGAAAAGTGATGATTTCCGGTGGGGTTGCAGATTATGTTTATGCTGAGAATCAACCAACGACAATGGCAGAAGTGACTGCCTTTGGAGATTTCGGGCCTCTTCTGGGCTGGGAACTTAAAGCGAGCCTGAAGAGCGCAGAATTCATATTAGAAAAGCCTAATGAAACTGTTAGAGCAACCGTCATTGGCACAGGAACACAGTCGGTTAATTTAAGTGGCAGTACGATTCATCTTCAGGAAACTACTTTGCCGCTGCGTAATGTAATGGTTGTTTCTCCATTTTCAGCGATAATTCCCGAGACACCCCTGAAGATAGCAGAAGTTATCAGGAACGAGATTATCAGACTTCAGGTGGATCACTCGGAGAGTGTAGTAGCCATAGCTATGAAAGGCCCTCGAACCATGTCTTTCTCTGACATTAATAGCTTGGCTCAAGGTCTGCTTTTAGGTTTACAGGATTATATAGTTAAGGATAAACCTTTAATTCTTGTTATAGAGGCTGACTGCGGGAAAGTTTTGGGGCAGTGTATCAATGCTTCAGCAAATCGAGTTTTAGAGGTCATTTGTATTGATCAGATTGAAGTGGATAATTGTGATTATATCGATATTGGAAAGCCTCTGATGGGTGGCAGAGTTGTGCCGGTGGTCCTAAAGACCTTAGTATTTAATCGTTAA
- a CDS encoding corrinoid protein, with translation MSVQDIYDAVVEFSVDKVVSLVDAEVKSGTDVSEILSNGLIAAMDEVGQRYSEGEFFVPEMLMAAKAMKGGLEVLKPLLSQGDSDKKGTIIIGTVKGDLHDIGKNLVSMMMEGAGFEVYDLGVDVDTDKFIATAKEKNADVICMSALLTTTMPFMEVTVKAIREQGLSIKTMVGGAPVSEDFANKIGADGWSTDAPGAVETARRLTAK, from the coding sequence ATGAGTGTACAAGATATTTATGATGCAGTTGTAGAATTTAGTGTTGATAAAGTAGTATCACTTGTTGATGCCGAAGTAAAAAGCGGAACAGATGTCTCAGAGATTTTAAGCAATGGTCTGATTGCGGCAATGGATGAAGTTGGGCAACGCTATTCTGAAGGAGAGTTCTTTGTTCCGGAAATGTTGATGGCAGCCAAAGCTATGAAAGGTGGACTTGAGGTATTAAAGCCTTTACTGTCTCAAGGGGATAGTGATAAAAAAGGTACTATTATTATTGGAACTGTTAAAGGCGACTTGCATGATATCGGTAAGAACTTAGTATCGATGATGATGGAAGGAGCCGGATTTGAGGTTTATGACCTTGGTGTAGATGTAGATACAGATAAGTTTATTGCTACTGCTAAAGAAAAAAATGCTGACGTTATATGTATGTCTGCTCTATTAACAACGACGATGCCTTTTATGGAAGTGACAGTAAAAGCAATACGGGAACAGGGTTTAAGCATTAAGACTATGGTGGGCGGTGCTCCTGTTTCAGAAGACTTTGCCAACAAAATTGGGGCAGATGGTTGGAGTACAGATGCTCCCGGCGCAGTAGAAACTGCCCGTAGGCTCACAGCTAAATAA
- a CDS encoding trimethylamine methyltransferase family protein, translated as MEFTKIFSQAEVERVHEASLEILENVGMLVRNQKALEIFAKNGCKVDRESMMVKFPREVVEKARETFVPTYTFTAQDPKFDITMPGDRPVVVTGSSAPNIIDPKTGEERRATSDDIANIAYLINELPGFDVFSISTLADDAPEGQFSLSRFYPALKNCKKPVRSNTPNMEDLKAVLELGYLIAGGEEEYRKRPFINHHYCPVVSPLTFDVESTEAVIYLIEQGLPVYGTIVPNAGMTSPLSLMGTLTLGNAEFLGLATLTQMIRPGAPMIYAVLSTVADMRTGAYAPGAIETGMLQMAHTEMARFYNVPSGGYIGLTNAHTNDAQSGYETGMNTTGALLAGADLFNMGGLLGSLMAFDFGKAVIDNEVALMLKRIKKGYEYSEENLCLDLIAEVGPGGSYMDADHTLKNMRTIAVLPKVATREMRRRWEDQGKPDAHARAMKEANKILSKPNKARFSEELDAKIREQFKGLVAGDAKWSL; from the coding sequence GTGGAATTCACAAAAATATTTAGTCAAGCAGAAGTAGAGAGAGTTCATGAAGCTTCCTTAGAAATTCTCGAAAATGTAGGAATGTTGGTACGTAACCAAAAGGCCCTAGAAATCTTTGCCAAAAATGGCTGCAAAGTTGATAGGGAGTCAATGATGGTTAAATTCCCCAGAGAGGTTGTCGAGAAAGCCCGAGAAACCTTTGTGCCAACCTATACCTTCACAGCTCAAGATCCAAAGTTTGATATAACTATGCCTGGAGACCGTCCAGTCGTCGTAACGGGAAGCTCTGCACCCAATATTATCGATCCTAAAACAGGGGAGGAACGACGGGCAACCTCCGATGATATAGCCAATATTGCCTATTTAATTAATGAGTTGCCGGGATTTGACGTGTTCTCAATCTCCACGTTGGCTGATGATGCTCCAGAAGGACAGTTTAGTCTTTCACGTTTTTATCCGGCTTTGAAAAATTGTAAAAAACCCGTCCGCAGTAACACTCCTAACATGGAGGATCTTAAAGCCGTATTGGAGCTAGGATATTTGATAGCCGGAGGGGAAGAAGAATATCGAAAGCGTCCATTCATCAACCATCATTACTGTCCGGTTGTCTCTCCGTTGACCTTTGATGTGGAATCCACTGAAGCGGTTATTTACTTAATCGAACAAGGATTACCGGTCTACGGAACCATAGTTCCTAATGCAGGCATGACGTCACCCCTCAGTCTAATGGGGACGCTGACACTTGGTAATGCTGAATTCTTAGGTCTAGCTACTTTAACCCAGATGATTCGTCCCGGGGCCCCAATGATCTACGCAGTATTGTCAACAGTTGCTGATATGAGGACAGGTGCCTATGCACCGGGTGCAATTGAAACGGGTATGCTGCAAATGGCCCATACTGAGATGGCCAGATTCTACAATGTTCCCTCCGGCGGATACATTGGCTTAACCAATGCTCACACGAATGATGCTCAATCCGGTTATGAAACAGGGATGAACACCACGGGAGCGTTACTTGCTGGGGCAGATTTATTTAATATGGGTGGTCTACTGGGAAGTTTAATGGCTTTTGACTTCGGTAAAGCCGTAATTGATAACGAAGTAGCACTGATGCTCAAACGAATCAAAAAGGGCTATGAGTACAGTGAAGAAAATTTGTGCTTAGATCTGATAGCTGAAGTCGGACCTGGCGGCAGCTACATGGACGCAGATCATACGCTGAAAAATATGCGCACTATAGCTGTCTTACCAAAAGTTGCTACCAGAGAAATGCGTCGTCGTTGGGAAGACCAAGGCAAACCTGATGCTCACGCTCGTGCCATGAAAGAGGCCAACAAAATATTGAGCAAACCAAATAAGGCGCGTTTTTCTGAGGAATTAGATGCTAAAATTCGCGAGCAATTTAAGGGACTTGTTGCCGGAGATGCTAAGTGGAGCCTTTGA
- a CDS encoding PocR ligand-binding domain-containing protein has protein sequence MLQTLDSNLLDPNYLEESLGSFQNATGLHIEAINNQGVTVSLLGNIERSEFCRYIRSQPEGERKCQDSYKRANFEAAKWEEPYFFRCHAGLVIWAVPIMIQGVSRGSIICGQVLMWEPDHFFYQELKKLNAGIENFERLKNMACKLEVVSPQRSQAAADMLFVVVNHMIKRNINSLEEINATRLQQQQIRHEIEERKKKNLRELSEYDDYLKKERKFLRYIRLGDRTRANQTLQSLLTDLQSKTLGDLETIKVRIIELATLTSRAAVEGGANAERIMKLLKDFNKEMEGFERVEKYFYTIQRIVETFLESIFTLADKKHIAIVKNARDFIMENYALPLTVNDVAQHLFISPSHLSRLFREELDCTINDYLTRVRVEQAVDIMKKPEFSVAQVSKAVGFQNQSYFSKVFRKYIGVTPLTYKNSLY, from the coding sequence ATGCTCCAAACATTAGATTCTAACCTTCTAGATCCTAATTATTTGGAAGAAAGCTTAGGCAGCTTTCAAAACGCAACCGGACTACATATCGAGGCAATTAATAACCAAGGAGTCACAGTATCTTTGCTAGGGAATATCGAACGGAGTGAATTCTGCCGTTACATCCGCTCCCAGCCTGAAGGGGAAAGAAAATGTCAGGACTCGTATAAGCGTGCTAATTTTGAAGCTGCCAAGTGGGAAGAACCCTATTTCTTTCGTTGTCATGCCGGGCTAGTTATCTGGGCTGTTCCCATTATGATTCAGGGAGTTTCTCGAGGAAGTATTATTTGTGGGCAAGTTCTTATGTGGGAACCCGACCATTTTTTCTATCAGGAGTTAAAGAAACTTAATGCGGGAATAGAGAATTTTGAGCGGCTAAAAAATATGGCTTGTAAACTTGAAGTTGTTTCTCCGCAGCGCTCACAAGCTGCTGCGGATATGCTATTTGTGGTTGTAAACCATATGATTAAACGCAATATTAATAGCTTGGAAGAAATTAATGCTACTCGATTGCAACAGCAACAAATTCGCCATGAAATAGAGGAACGGAAAAAAAAGAATTTACGGGAACTTAGCGAGTATGATGATTATTTGAAAAAGGAACGGAAGTTCTTGCGCTACATCCGTCTCGGCGATAGAACAAGAGCGAATCAAACTTTGCAAAGTCTTTTGACAGACCTTCAATCAAAAACGTTAGGAGATCTTGAAACGATTAAGGTCAGGATTATAGAATTAGCGACATTGACCTCAAGAGCTGCCGTTGAAGGCGGCGCAAATGCTGAGCGAATTATGAAACTGCTCAAAGATTTCAATAAAGAAATGGAAGGATTTGAACGAGTCGAAAAGTACTTCTATACAATTCAACGGATTGTGGAGACTTTTTTGGAGAGTATTTTCACTTTAGCAGATAAGAAGCATATTGCCATAGTCAAGAATGCTCGGGATTTTATCATGGAGAATTATGCCTTGCCTCTTACCGTTAACGATGTTGCTCAGCACCTTTTTATCAGTCCTTCCCATCTTTCAAGACTGTTTCGTGAAGAGTTAGACTGTACAATTAATGACTATTTAACAAGAGTCAGAGTAGAGCAAGCAGTTGACATAATGAAGAAACCAGAATTTAGTGTTGCTCAAGTCTCAAAAGCTGTAGGGTTTCAAAACCAAAGCTATTTTTCGAAAGTCTTTAGGAAATATATTGGGGTTACTCCCTTAACTTATAAAAACAGCTTGTATTAG
- the eutC gene encoding ethanolamine ammonia-lyase subunit EutC — MGVENNELEKVIIQSVMEELAKKGLLSQKGKDHMMSAAMMDTPIVPNLQSEEMVTFPPQEEMQITNPFNADAVRAMKKLTPARIGIGRAGTRPKTMSLLRFLADHAVAQDAVFLDVSEEFLQRMNMMSVQSAAASKDEFLQRPELGRRLSEEAARSIAEKCEKNVQVEILIVDGLSSSAIEANIPDLLPALMQGLKSSGIKVGAPFFIKNGRVWVQDHVASIVNCDVVISLIGERPGLGTAESLSAYMIYRPDENTVEADRTVISNIHKGGIPPAEAGAHLTDVIKQILSAKASGVKLNQQK, encoded by the coding sequence GTGGGAGTCGAGAACAACGAATTAGAGAAAGTTATTATCCAAAGTGTAATGGAAGAACTGGCTAAGAAAGGGCTGCTTTCACAAAAAGGGAAAGACCATATGATGTCAGCAGCAATGATGGATACACCTATCGTCCCTAACCTGCAATCTGAGGAGATGGTTACCTTTCCTCCCCAAGAAGAAATGCAAATTACCAATCCCTTTAATGCAGACGCAGTAAGGGCTATGAAAAAGCTGACCCCGGCTCGGATTGGAATTGGCAGAGCCGGAACACGCCCAAAAACAATGTCATTGTTGCGGTTTCTGGCAGATCATGCCGTCGCTCAGGATGCAGTATTCCTCGACGTTTCTGAGGAGTTTCTCCAACGGATGAACATGATGTCTGTCCAAAGTGCCGCTGCCAGTAAGGATGAGTTTCTCCAACGGCCCGAGTTAGGACGCCGTTTATCGGAAGAGGCAGCCAGATCAATTGCAGAAAAATGTGAGAAAAATGTCCAAGTTGAGATCTTAATCGTCGATGGTTTAAGTTCAAGTGCCATCGAGGCTAATATCCCGGATTTATTGCCTGCCTTGATGCAAGGGTTAAAATCGTCAGGCATCAAAGTTGGGGCACCCTTTTTCATCAAAAACGGCAGGGTATGGGTACAAGACCATGTTGCTTCAATTGTCAATTGTGATGTGGTCATCTCTTTGATAGGAGAGCGTCCGGGGCTGGGAACAGCTGAGAGCCTCAGTGCCTACATGATCTATCGACCTGATGAAAACACAGTAGAAGCAGATCGCACCGTTATTTCGAATATTCATAAGGGCGGCATCCCTCCCGCTGAGGCAGGTGCACATCTGACCGACGTTATTAAACAGATTCTTTCTGCCAAAGCAAGTGGCGTTAAACTAAACCAGCAGAAATAA
- a CDS encoding corrinoid protein, protein MLFQAIIKSIATGDAEQSMALTQRALAQGFSAESVLEKGLIAGMDRVAEKFRKQRVMVPEVLMASRAMHAGLSLVEPLLESTKKICTGKIVMGTVSGDLHDIGLSLVKMLVMSTGTEIINLGVDVTPKKFAAVVKKEKPHILMMSALLTTTMSVMKEVIDELESLGIRKNLIIIVGGAPIDAGFAKRIGADYYFEDAFEVRGFLEDNLTKLISKKLK, encoded by the coding sequence GTGCTATTTCAAGCAATCATCAAATCCATAGCCACTGGAGATGCCGAACAAAGCATGGCCTTGACCCAACGAGCTTTAGCACAGGGTTTTTCTGCTGAGTCAGTTTTAGAAAAGGGCTTAATCGCTGGAATGGATCGTGTAGCTGAAAAGTTCCGCAAGCAGCGGGTAATGGTTCCTGAAGTCCTCATGGCATCTCGGGCAATGCATGCTGGTTTAAGCCTTGTCGAGCCATTGCTTGAAAGTACTAAGAAGATTTGTACCGGAAAAATTGTTATGGGCACTGTCTCCGGAGATCTCCATGATATCGGGTTAAGCTTAGTAAAAATGCTGGTTATGTCCACGGGCACCGAGATTATTAATTTAGGAGTAGATGTTACTCCGAAAAAGTTTGCAGCGGTGGTAAAAAAAGAAAAACCTCACATATTAATGATGTCGGCCTTGCTAACGACCACAATGTCAGTAATGAAGGAAGTTATTGACGAATTAGAGTCATTAGGAATTCGCAAAAACCTCATTATCATTGTCGGAGGTGCACCTATTGATGCAGGCTTTGCCAAGCGAATAGGTGCTGATTATTACTTTGAGGATGCATTTGAAGTGCGAGGATTCTTGGAGGACAACCTGACCAAATTAATCTCCAAAAAATTGAAATAA